The nucleotide sequence CCCCTTTCTGATCTAGTTGTACTGCAAGGCTGCCAACCACATTAGGCTGACAATACATTTCTGCCCACTTAGTAATCACCGCCATAGTATCATGTGCAGTTATTCAAGTAGCCCTATCCTCGGCAATTGTCACAGGTGACTTCAAAGgtcaacaagaagaattcgGTGTATCTTCAGAAGTAATCGCTCTAACAGTAACTCTTACAGTATGCGGTTTCGGTACAGGTCCTTTGCTTTGGTCACCATTATCAGAATTATTAGGTAGAAGATTTTTATGGGTATTCCCTACGTTGATCTACATAATCTTTAACATTCCATGTGCATTAGCACCCAATATTGGTTGTCTTTTAGCATCAAGATTCATTTGTGGATTCTTTGGATCAGCCCCATTGACTTTAGCTGGAGGTACAATTGCAGATATTTGGGGTccagaagaaagaggtttCGCAATTGCTATTTTCGCTGCCGCACCTTACACTGGTCCTGTCATTGGTCCTTTAATTGGTGGTTTCATTGGAAAGTATGCTGGTTGGAGATGGTTATATTGGGTTAACATGATCTCAGCTGGAGTCGTGTGAGTGGATTGAACCGCCTTCCGACATGTCCATATGAAGCAAAGCCGAATCCTCGCTGAATCTATCTATGTGACAGATGGGCAGCAACTTTGACTGTACCTGAAACTTTCGCTCCTGCcctcttgaagaagagagcAAAACAACTCCGACATGATTCTTGTGACGATTCATACGTTACCGAACAAGAATTATTCCGAAAACCTTTAGCTGAAATAGTCATTGAAACACTCATCAGGCCGTTCGGTACGTACATTCAGATTGTCTCTGTAAAACTTGTTAATTACCTCGCTGACTCGATCTATGAATTCTTCCCATAGAAATGCTCGCTACTGAACCAATCTTACTTCTGATGTCATTATACATCTCATTAGTATATGGTTTACTTTATGCTTTCTTTTTCGCATTCCCTGTTGTTTTTGGAGAAGATTACGGATGGGATGATGCTAAAACAGGATTAACTTTTATTCCTGTATTTTTCGGTGTTGGATTAGCTTTATTCGTTACACCTTGgttagaaaaaaaatatacTGAAAAAGGTGATCAAGTTACACCTGAAGATAGATTACCTGGAATGTTAATTGGTGGACCTTTTGTTCCTTTAAGTTTATTTATTTTCGGTTGGACTTCACCTCCTTATGTTACACCTGGTGGTGGAAGTTGGGTAGGACCTTGTTCTGCTGGAATACCATTTGGTTTTGGTATGGTTCTTGTTTACTTTTCTGCAAACGCATATTTAATAGAAGCTTTCCCAGATTACGTAGCTTCTGCTTTAGCCGCTAAAACCGTAGTTAGATCTGCAGCTGGTGCTGCAATGCCTCTTTTTATAGCTATAATGTTTAGGAAACTAGGTAATGGTCCTGCAGCTACTATTTTAGCTGCAGTAGCTATTGTTATGGCCTTAATCCCCTTTGCTTTTGCTAAATATGGGGCTAGTATTAGAGCGAGATCAAAGAGAGCTGCCATCTAACTTGGTATTACTACATAGATTTATAGACTTCATAGAAATATAATTAGCTTTTTAATGACCTATATTAATGATAATCCATGCTGGACCCCTCAATTATGAATCGAGTGATCGCGAATCATTGCCAATGAGAATTTCATACGAATACATGGACTCCAAGTCCTGTTGACTCCATAACTTTACGATCCACCAAACCCCTAATCCCCCTTCTTGGCTTTCTTCGCTTTAGGCTTCTCTGCATCACTACCACTGCCAGCATCCTTTTTACCTCTCTTGGcctgtttcttcttcaactcctCCATCATCGGATCACTAGCATCCGATGCCATACCACTATCCTCGTCATCTGAGTCAGATTCAGACGGAGATCCACCATCGGACGATTCAGATCGGAAGTCCTCATCGTCTATAATTGATACCATCAGCTTCACAATATTCGAATACGAGTTTCGATCCGGGCTCAAAGGACGCACCAGATTCATCATCGACATCCATAGCAGGAGCTTTGACCTTCTTTCCTGTATCTTGCTTGCTCTTACTCTTGCTCTTCTTCCTATCATCCTCGTCATCCTCAGAAGCAATACTCTCCATCTCTTCATCGTCGTCACTAAGAGGTACATCATCCAAGACATTCTCTTCCATCTCATTCAACAATTTAACATTCTTCTGCTTGAGGAACGCGCTGATAGGGttgacttcttctttacttaTAGCTGTGAATACGTGATCTGCCACTTCAGTTTTTGAGACCACTCGCATATCAAATGTTCGGGCTGATGCGATTCCTCCTCCAACACTATAATCATATATAAGCTAATCATTGACTCTGCAGATCTAGAGAGAGTAGTAACTTACCGGGAAAAGGATATGCTTTCTGTTTTCGAGAAATCGATAAGGATTGGTTGTTTAGCAATGAAGATCAATCCTTTCTCTAGGAAGTAAAGTTCTCCTTGAACAGCTTTGACATTTGCCTTTATACCGTTCAGGCCTTGTGCGTTCCGGAACGATCCTGGTGGGGTAACTTTTTTGCCTGTCAAGGATTTCAAAACTCGGGAGATCACTTGGAAGGTCGGTGCTTCGTATTTACGTTGCAAATCTGGGTATTTAGCAATCTCCTCACTGTACACCAATATTAGCCTCCCAGAACGCAGGGAACAATCGTCAGAATGTAGGCAACTCACTCGGACAGGTTGAGTTCCGcatctacttcttcatccttgGGCCATTGAGCTACTAAGAACGGATACCTAGTAGCACCCTGTCTGATGGGCGGATCTAGACCTAGAACGAGCTGTATGTGTAGATCATCGAGTTTGGGCAGGAGGAATATACGGTGGATGGAGGTGAAAGGGACTCGATAATCGGTTGATTTACCAAGCAGTCGAAGGGAGTCTGGGTAAAATTCGAGGGAGAATCGTCCTCTATGAAGTATCATGAGGCAATCAGTACAGTGTCTTATGACATCGATTCAGAGAGGTGAGAGGAATGATGGGGTTCGATAGACGAAAACTTTGGTATTGTATAATCAGCAGGAACATGTACTCACCTTGGAGTCAGAACCAGTATGTCCTCGAAAATTACGATACTATCCCCCACAACCGCTCCAATATCTGCTTTAtcctttatcaaattatgGAAAGCGTCTGCTGCACTGAtctcatttccttcttcatccaaaTCAGTCTCTTCCCCATCGCTACCCGCATCACTACCTTTGCTCTTCATGCTCTTTCCAGGTATATAGAAACGCATCTCGACTAATTCATCTGGAACTCTTCTCGAGAGGTCTTTAGGGTCGTGAGGGTAAGGTGCAGGTGGATTGAACTCCAGAGCAACTTCATTCTTTCCCGCTATATTGGAATTCGCAACTGTCGATAACGGTATTTCGAATGAAGTTTTCCCTTGGATTTGAAACGCTATGTCGTTCCCTAATCTCTCATGATAAGCTAAGCTCTGATCGCGACCGGAATTGTAAGCTTACCTTGCACTTGTGCTTTACCCCAGTTCCAACCTTTCAAACTTGAATCTCGGGTTTCGAGCtttatattgaaaaattcatCCAATGTCCTCTTGACTTTGTCATGATCCTGTAGATATAGCAGGGGTTGAACGAATGAACGGCTACCGATGGAATCTCTCGCCACTCACGTCTCTCTTGAACCCATCAAACGTTATTCGAGGTTTCTCAGCTTGTCGCATAGCTAGACGCAATTGGAAGTTCCTTGCCACCCTGTTACGCCATAGTGAGGTTGAGCTGTTTTCCCTTGATCAGTCCGATCATTGTATAGCTCACCTAAACCAAGTTGCATGTCTGACGTCGTGTCCATTGAAAGTAGTAGGCGCATCTTCACTTGAGTATGTTTTCCAACCGAAACCAGCGGCGTTGAATCGTAGTTCTGTTGAAAGTCACGTTTCGCTTAGCTGGATCTCTGCAAAGGCTATGCTTAACAGCTGAAAGCGTGCATTTGCTAGACTCACTGCCTAGATCTGGACCATCACCATGGAAAACTACAGGGAGGCTTGAATGTCAGTTGTGTGAAGGAATCGATATTCAGTTGGGAAAGGAAGACCACTGACTGTTCTCGAAGGTCACTGTGGACATGTTGACCCAGTACCAGCCCTTGAAGTATAATGGAAGGAGTTTGAGATATAGGGATGATCTTTGAGTCTCGTATTGCGAAGGaacaaatgaatttaaGTTGAGTAATGTTGAAGTTTAGCTGAAATCGATCTACGCGTGGCTTTTCATTGTAATCAAAACGCGTCAATCGTGGGAAAGTGGTTCACCATACCAACACTCTTTGATACAACGCTCCCATTCCCTTCATTTTGAATGAGACAATCATGCTAATGAACGAAGAGGATGGGATGCAACATAGAACAGCGGATACAGGGGGTATATTGGTCCGACTATCAATCACTTGGCCAAAACTACTCCGTGTCGATATCAATCTAAGCACTACGGCGATATTGGGAAATGAGACTCCTCCTGACTTTGAGCAACAGAAGGGTTTGATACCATGGAAACCTCTGCGTAAAGTGCCATCACTCACTAATTGGTCTGATTACTGAGGATCATGACTATGCCAATGTGATATTGTCTCAGTGCAACAAAATTCCGGTTTCAAGGTGATGACTGATCATCTTTTAGCTTCCCCAGGCGATCTGTGTCTTCCAACAGTTCAGAGAGCGACTCGCATCCATGTCCGAAAACATGCAGCGATGCAGACAAATCGTTGCAGATGGCCTGTTGTAGCATGTCAACTCCTTATCAAGTCTAAAAGGTGCTTAATCCTACACGTAGAAGGCGATCAGTGTGGATTTTGCTCCAAATTCGCTTAATTTCTTCCTGTGAGCTGCATGGTAACCGGACTATCCGCGAGCTGATCCCCTGCTGATACTCTTGAGTTACCGTTCAGCCTCATGACCGACATGACTACGTAGTAACGAGGTGTGAGTACAATTAAACCCCGTCGCTGATATTTCTTATAATCATTTCCTTCTCGCCCAGCCTTTATTTGCTATCTATGAACAGGTTTCAATTTTACACCAGAGCACCCTCTTCGAAGGTTGCATTAAGAGAGATGACCCAGACTTCGTCGTCAGAACTCAAGGTTTAGACAAGTGTATTGGACACTGTGCAGGATCATATGGTTGGGCTTTCAACTGGCTGCTTGAAGACGAGCATTTCGAGTTCAAATGTATGTGTGTAGACAGACTTCCCACTACCAAGTCAAAAATCCCATGTAATACAGCATCGAATACTTGGCTGTATCAAAGAAATCCTTGAATCGCGAGTCTGTAGTATATTCTCTATGTTTCATGtcgttttgattttttgcCATGTAATGTGACCCTTTTACCAGATTTCACTGTTATAATTGTTTAATGATATGTAATCTCGTATGCAGACTGATCTCTTGCTCGCCTTTGTTCTCAGTTATAAACTTAACCGCATTCCCCACATTTTAAAAGAGCTAAATTCGTTGAGCCCCGGCTACGATCGGTCCGAGAGATATGAATAATTAGTTTTTATTGGACGGAATTTACCGAAAACACGTATATCCCGAAATTTTACGAATAATTAACGAGAGTTGACagaaaaaaagaagcaAAAACAAGAAGCGGACCGTACATGGTTGAAAAGGTTAAGCGCCTTATGCGTGATTGGTCTTCTGGGTCGCCCCGCACAAAATCATACATGTACAAGCAATTGAATTGACTTTGATTCACTGTGTCCTCGTCATCACCACCTTGACTTTACCTGGAAGAACGTTTTCTTCACCATGGACATCCCAGTAGATGTTCCTCCAGTGgataaaaatcaagatcaacagATTGATCGACAAATTAACCATATAGCCCTTAGTTCCGCACTAAGGAAACTAGATCTATTTCTATTACCCATAGCGACTATCGCctatttcttgaatttcttaGACAGAAGTAATATCGGAAATGCCAAAGCAGCAGGTCTACAAACCGATTTGAAGTTGACAAATCGTCAATATTCAATCGCTTTGACCGTCACCTATGTTCCTTACATTGTTGCTGAATTACCTTTGACATTGGCCATGAAAAGAGTGTGAgtccaatttcaattcgattccaatatcattcaaatgaatCTGCGGCTGAACGGCAAAATCGTTTCTTAGTGGTCCTCACATCCTGATTCCAACTCTTGTCGTATCATGGGGTATAGTCACCCTTTTCCAAGGATTTGTGAATAGTTATGGAGGTTTGATCGCAGCTAGATTCTTTCTTGGTTTGACGGAAGGAGCAATCTTACCGGTTAGTTGACAGTGCGACTTCCTCGCCCCAAGTCTTCAAGGCTAACCTCGATATATCAGGGTCTTGTAacatatctttcttcattctACCATCGACAAGTACTGGGTAAACGACTAGCATTCTTTTTTTCGGCAACCTCACTCGCAGGTGCCTTTTCGGGATTATTAGCTTCTGCTATATTGAACATGGAGGGTGTATCTGGAAAAAGAGGATGGCAATGGATTTTCATCCTGTACGTGAATTTTTCCTTTATCGCGGACCGCTTGTGCATGGTATGCTAAACATGCCGGTACTTTGATAGGGAAGGACTCTTGACAGTAGTCTGCGGCGCTATCACCTTCTTCGTCTTACCTCGTGACCTGTCAACCGTCAAATACCTCAACGAAGAAGAACGAAATTCTTTGATGCTTGCTCATGACATTGATGGAGGGGCTACTGCGATCCACGAACGATTCTCGCTTCAACATATGATAAATGCCATGAAATCACCCCAATTATGGCTGGTCTTCGCTATGTTTTTCGGTAACGGAGGTGAGTTTGTCATACCTGTGGTGCTTTTGTCCAATATCACTAACTCGTTGACATAGTCACACTTTACTCCTTGGCTTACTTTGCACCTAGTGAGTCTACttctcatcaacatctaATTCTTGGAGCTGACGCAGATCCTCTTTAGCTATCGTACAAGGCTTAGGGTACAAAGGAATTTCTACTCAACTACATTCCGTACCTCCTTATGCTTGTTCAGCGTTCGTCGCAGTCATTGCGTGTTTTCTTAGCGACAAGATCCGTCACAGAGGATCGTTTATTGTCGCAGCTGCTATGATCTCTATCATAGGCTACGCAATGTTTCTGGGTTCCACCAACCATCACACCCTGTACGCAAGTTTATTCCTCCAAGTGATCGGAGCATATACCATGGCTCCACTACTATCAACCTGGATGCCTAACAATCTCGCACCATACTATACCAGAGTAACTGGTATCGCATTTGGTTTCATATCTACCAACTCAGGTGGTATATTGTCCACGTAAGTCAGCTGTCTTATTTATGTCACTGTATATGAGCTTGACAAACCATGTACAGATGGCTTTTCCCCACGACTGATGCACCTCGTTACAAGAAGGCTACTTGGACCGCCATCGGTCTAAGTATCTCGATTGTCATTCTTGCTTTGCTCAACTCGGCATTCTTAGCATCAAGAAACAAGAGTCGATCCTCGGCCATACGCGAGGACCTTGAGGAATCGACCGATTCCCTTGACGATCTGGGTGATAAGGATCCTCGATTCCGTTACATCACTTAGCCGGATTACGAAAAGTGTttgaatatcaatgatCAAACAGCACGATGGGTACAAAACAGCAACATGCATATAATAGGATCTGATATACCTTGCATACATCGCATCCGCGTCCAAAGACTACACATATCACCTGAAAGAAATAACTCCTCAACTCTAATATTCCACTTTCAGAAACTTGTGCTGACTGTAAGACGTCCTGATCAGCTTAGCTGATCTTGCACACCAACGAGGTCATTTAGGCTTACATTCATGCAAACACTCGTTGAGCCCAGCCTTCGATACTTTCAGGTTTTCTACCCAACAACTGTTCTAGAAGAGGATCAACTCGCTTGAAATCACCTTGTCGACTAGCATGATAAATGCccaaaagatgatttgCAATAAATTCGGGAACTCCATGTTGAACTGTTTTCTCGAC is from Kwoniella pini CBS 10737 chromosome 1, complete sequence and encodes:
- a CDS encoding FACT complex subunit POB3, which encodes MSTVTFENIFHGDGPDLGKLRFNAAGFGWKTYSSEDAPTTFNGHDVRHATWFRVARNFQLRLAMRQAEKPRITFDGFKRDDHDKVKRTLDEFFNIKLETRDSSLKGWNWGKAQVQGNDIAFQIQGKTSFEIPLSTVANSNIAGKNEVALEFNPPAPYPHDPKDLSRRVPDELVEMRFYIPGKSMKSKGSDAGSDGEETDLDEEGNEISAADAFHNLIKDKADIGAVVGDSIVIFEDILVLTPRGRFSLEFYPDSLRLLGKSTDYRVPFTSIHRIFLLPKLDDLHIQLVLGLDPPIRQGATRYPFLVAQWPKDEEVDAELNLSDEEIAKYPDLQRKYEAPTFQVISRVLKSLTGKKVTPPGSFRNAQGLNGIKANVKAVQGELYFLEKGLIFIAKQPILIDFSKTESISFSRVGGGIASARTFDMRVVSKTEVADHVFTAISKEEVNPISAFLKQKNVKLLNEMEENVLDDVPLSDDDEEMESIASEDDEDDRKKSKSKSKQDTGKKVKAPAMDVDDESDDEDFRSESSDGGSPSESDSDDEDSGMASDASDPMMEELKKKQAKRGKKDAGSGSDAEKPKAKKAKKGD